CCTTGTCGAGCGGATCAACTCTAAATATGGAGATGCGTATTGAAAAGGGGCGGGGATATGTTTCTGCAGACAAGAATAAATTTCCAGGTATGCCAATAGGTATGCTTCCTATGGATTCGATTTTTTCGCCAATAAAAAAAGTCAATTTTCTTGTCGAAAATACGCGTGTAGGACAGATTACAGATTTCGATAAATTGACTATTGATATCTGGACTGATGGAACAACGTCACCAGAAGAGGCGCTATCGCTTGCAGCTAAAGTTCTCAGTGAACATCTAAATCTTTTTATTGACCTGACGGAACATGCAACAACCGTTGAAATTATGGTCGAAAAAGAAGAAAATGAAAAAGAACGCATTCGCGAAATGTCTATTGAAGAGTTGGAATTATCGGTTCGTTCAAGCAACTGCCTAAGAAGGGCAAATATTGATACAGTCGAAAAACTGACTCAGAAATCAGAAGAAGATATGATAAAAGTTCGAAATCTCGGACGAAAATCCCTGAATGAAATTAAGCATAAGCTGGCAGAAATCGGCTTATCGTTAAGTCAGGATGAAGAAAAGGCAAAGGAGTAGGAGAACATGGCGGGATATCGTAAACTAGGTCGTCCCTCTGATCAGCGTAGAGCATTATTAAGAAATCTGACAACAGCGCTGTTAGAGCATGGTCGGATCGAAACGACAGTTACACGAGCAAAAGAAGTCAAAAGACTAGCAGATAAAATGGTAACACTTGGAAAAAGAGGCGATCTGCACGCTAGAAGACAGGCAATTGCTTATTTAACCCAGGATGCAGTTGTTAAACAGCTTTTTGATGAAATTGCACCAAAATATACAGAGCGTAACGGTGGTTACACACGAATTTATCGTGTTGGACCTCGTCGCGGTGACGGCGCCGAAATGGCGATTATTGAATTAGTTTAATCGGGAAATGCAGGGGGATTAAGAGGTGAAACCTTAATCCCCTTTCTTGTAGTTCAAAACGATTGGAAGCCAAAGTGATGAACATTAGTAATGAAGTTATGATTAAAGTAAATAATGTCTCGTATGCTTATCCTGTTCAAAATGGTGAAGAGGCTGTTAATGCTCTGGAAGATGTAAGCTTTGAAGTAAAGAAAGGCGAATTTATCGGAATCATTGGACACAACGGTTCTGGAAAATCAACACTTTCAAAGCTCTTAAACGCTATCATACTCCCAGGCAAAGGCGAAGTTTTAATTAATGGGATGAATACTAAAGAAGAAAATAATGTCTGGTTGATTCGTCAATCTGCTGGGATGGTTTTCCAGAATCCAGACAATCAGCTGGTAGCAACTATTGTCGAAGAGGATGTGGCATTTGGGCCTGAAAACTTAGGTATTGCACCTAAAGAAATTAGAGAACGGGTGGACCAGGCTTTAGCAGTTGTTGAGATGAACAGTTATGCTCGACAAAAACCCCACCAGCTTTCAGGGGGACAGAAGCAACGTGTTGCAATTGCTGGAATTCTTGCGATGGAACCTGAGTGTATTATTTTTGATGAACCAACAGCTATGCTAGATCCATCAGGACGCTGTGAAGTAATGGAAACTATTAAGAAGTTGAACCGTGAAAAGCAGATGACAGTTATCCATGTTACCCATTATATGAGTGAGATAATCGATGCAAATCGGATTATTGTTATGGACCAGGGAAAGATTGTCATGGAAGGTCAGCCAGCTGATATTTTTAAACAGGTGGAGGCTTTAAAAAAAATAGGCCTTGATGTCCCGCAAATGACAGAGCTTGCTTTTGAACTAAATGAAGCTGGAATAAAACTGGATGGTAACATATTAAACATTGAAGAAATGGTGGAAGCCTTATGTCAGTTGAAATAAAAAATCTAAATCACATTTATTCGCAGGGGTCACCATTCGAATTTCAGGCCCTTAAAAACATTGATTTGAAAATTGAAAATGGTGATTTCGTTGGCATTATAGGTCATACTGGCTCGGGTAAATCGACGCTTATTCAGCATCTAAATGGGATTCTTAATCCGACATCAGGAACTGTTGTTATTGACGGCACAGATATATTTTCGCAAAGCAAACAAAATATGATCAGCTTGCGTCAACGCGTTGGACTTGTTTTTCAATATCCGGAACATCAACTGTTTGAGGAAACTGTTTATCAGGATGTGGCATTTGGCCCTAAAAATCAGGGTTTGGATGAGAAGGAAATAGATACTCGGATTAAAAATGCGATTGAAATGGTCGGTTTGGATTTTGAGCTCATAAAAAGTAAATCTCCCTTTGAACTGTCCGGTGGACAAATGAGAAGAGTCGCAATCGCCGGAGTATTGGCAATGGAACCGTCGGTTTTGATTCTTGATGAACCAACAGCCGGACTTGATCCCCGGGGACGAGATGAGATTCTTGCCCAGATCAAAAAACTGCATCAGGAAAAGGGGATTACTGTATTATTGGTTTCCCACAGTATGGAAGATATTGGCAGACTGGTTAACCGTATTATAGTTATGAACGCTGGCCAGGTTGTTTATTATGATGTTCCTAAGAACGTGTTTACTGAGATCGAGACATTGGAACAAATCGGGCTGGCAGTTCCCGAAGTAACCTATCTGATGAAAAGTTTAAAACATTGCTTTCCCTCAATCAGAGAAGATATTTTTACAGTGGAAGCAGCCAAAGACGAAATTCTAAGAATTATAAGAGGATCATAAGATGCTAAAAGATGTGACAATTGGACAATATTATCCGACAGGCTCGCTGATACACAAACTGGATCCTCGAACAAAAATTTTATTTACTACTGCTTTTATTGTAATGCTATTTTTAATCAACAATTTATGGGGATACCTGGCAGCGTTTCTTTTAATCTCCACTATTACGATTATTTCAAAGATTCCTGTTGGTTATATAATTAGAGGAATTAAAGGACTTGTTTTAATTATTCTGTTAACAGTAATACTTAATTTATTCATGACACCGGGTGAAGTTATTTATACATTAGGTCCCCTATCGATAACTATGGAAGGCTTGAAAACAGCAACATTTATGGCTACCAGATTAATTCTCTTAGTTGTAGGAACGAGTATTATGACCTTAACGACTTC
This genomic interval from Eubacteriaceae bacterium ES3 contains the following:
- a CDS encoding DNA-directed RNA polymerase subunit alpha, whose product is MIEFEKPVIEIVDKNDDDKYGRFVIEPLERGYGTTLGNSLRRIMLSSLPGVAVTSVKIEGVLHEFSTIPGVKEDVIEILLNLKGLAAEIYSDEPKTIHIEASEEGSVTAGDIIADADVEILNPEMHIATLSSGSTLNMEMRIEKGRGYVSADKNKFPGMPIGMLPMDSIFSPIKKVNFLVENTRVGQITDFDKLTIDIWTDGTTSPEEALSLAAKVLSEHLNLFIDLTEHATTVEIMVEKEENEKERIREMSIEELELSVRSSNCLRRANIDTVEKLTQKSEEDMIKVRNLGRKSLNEIKHKLAEIGLSLSQDEEKAKE
- the rplQ gene encoding 50S ribosomal protein L17, giving the protein MAGYRKLGRPSDQRRALLRNLTTALLEHGRIETTVTRAKEVKRLADKMVTLGKRGDLHARRQAIAYLTQDAVVKQLFDEIAPKYTERNGGYTRIYRVGPRRGDGAEMAIIELV
- a CDS encoding energy-coupling factor transporter ATPase, which encodes MNISNEVMIKVNNVSYAYPVQNGEEAVNALEDVSFEVKKGEFIGIIGHNGSGKSTLSKLLNAIILPGKGEVLINGMNTKEENNVWLIRQSAGMVFQNPDNQLVATIVEEDVAFGPENLGIAPKEIRERVDQALAVVEMNSYARQKPHQLSGGQKQRVAIAGILAMEPECIIFDEPTAMLDPSGRCEVMETIKKLNREKQMTVIHVTHYMSEIIDANRIIVMDQGKIVMEGQPADIFKQVEALKKIGLDVPQMTELAFELNEAGIKLDGNILNIEEMVEALCQLK
- a CDS encoding energy-coupling factor transporter ATPase → MSVEIKNLNHIYSQGSPFEFQALKNIDLKIENGDFVGIIGHTGSGKSTLIQHLNGILNPTSGTVVIDGTDIFSQSKQNMISLRQRVGLVFQYPEHQLFEETVYQDVAFGPKNQGLDEKEIDTRIKNAIEMVGLDFELIKSKSPFELSGGQMRRVAIAGVLAMEPSVLILDEPTAGLDPRGRDEILAQIKKLHQEKGITVLLVSHSMEDIGRLVNRIIVMNAGQVVYYDVPKNVFTEIETLEQIGLAVPEVTYLMKSLKHCFPSIREDIFTVEAAKDEILRIIRGS